The sequence CCGCAAAAAGGCATATTCCGATTTAAGCCGGTCGGCTTCTATCCTTGCCTTTTCCTGTTCCATAACACGTAGTCGCTTTTCTTTGCTGACCGACTCCATACCGAAGTAATAACCAAAAGAGAAAAAACCATAAATCAGGTATACCCACAATGTATCCAGTAATAATTCGGAGAAGACATAGGGCGGAACAGTACCCGGTGGTTCGAAAGGTCTGATCAGGGTACCGAATGCAAAGTATAAAAATGCAGCAGAGAAAAACACGAACAACTCACCTGCTACCAGCAATGCATATTTTTTTGTGCTCAAAAATTTTCGGAGGATGATATAGTTTCCATAAAAAATATACACCACCGGCAACTCTGTAAATACAAAGTCGAGCAGGTCGAAAGTATACTTAGTCAATAAAATTTTTCGGGCTAATCCAATGAATATATAAATAGACCAAGCTAAAATGTGTAAGGCTATTAATCTAGAGTAGGCCCGGGTTTTCTTAAACGATTCCATTATTCCTATAAGATATACAAATTAATCAGCGATGTTCTACTACATACTGTACCCAATCTGTAGTATTTGCTGGAATTTCAACGTTTGGGGCAATGCCAATATTGTCAATAACTTCCGCAGGCATGCGTAGTGTGCGGGAGCTGGGTACGCCAAAGGCAAATAATGTACAGGGCATCATATACGGCACTACATCAGAGTAATCTACTACACCGGCAGTATGTGTGCCGAACAGTTTTACCTTTTTACTCTGGCGTGCTTTTAATACAAACATCTCTGTACTGCTGCCTACATTATGATTGATGAGTAGCGATACTTTTTTGGGGTAAGGGAATACCTGATCCATAGTCGTGGTATCATTATTCCATAACTGATATTCCCTACCTATGTGCGCTTTTAATGCAGCTGCTTCTTTTTTGAAAACGGCTTTCATACTATCACTTACATTTGGATAATCCGTCACTTCGTACAGGTTATGGATATTCTCTTCTGTAGCCAGTACCATGGCTCCTTCTGTAATGATAGGATTTGTATATAAGTAGGGTAATACGTTGTCGAATACAAGTGTGGATCCGCCCCTGTTTTCCCTCACATCGATGATGAAATGACTTGTCTTACTCAGCAGATCTTTGTGCAGTACAAGTAAGCTATCGACAATGCCTTTGTATTCAAGCCGTGCACTGGGTATGGTGAGTAAGCAGGTTTGATCATTGAGTATTTTGAAAGATGGATCCAACGAAATTTTAACAGGTTTTTTTCTGGGGAAGTAGGTATCAAGCATAGGATGTTTTCCGCCACGATTTACAATCACCATTAAATGTTTATCCTGGAAAAAGGTGGTCCATTTTTGTAAGATGGAAAAGCATACAGGCATAGAAGCAGTATCTGATACTTTTATTAAACTATCAGTAAATGCCTGGTATTGCTTTTTATTGGCAGTCGTGACTTTGTCCGGAAAGCCAATATAGTTCCGGGCTACTTTATCAATCAGGTATTGCAGACTTGATTTACAGGCGCACTCCTGTGCGATGGCCGGGAATAGATAGCCGCTTAAAATAATGGTTAAAAAGAGTCGTGTCATCATAAATGGTCAACATTGCTTGAGGATGTATCAAAGTTAAATGATCCGCCTGAGAATCGCTTAATGAACTACACGTTTCCTTCAGGTACCCGAATAAAAACAGGCTGTATCGTAATGGATGATACAGCCTGAAAGTGTGAAAAGGTTTAAAAAACTGCAACGTCAATAACCGTCGTTACCTGTGTAAAATCACACACCGGGTGTGTAGATTGACCTGGGCCATCGACGAGAATAGGAAATAAATGTTGCACGTTGAGTTTTGAAATTGTTACTTTTTCCAATTTCAGTTTTCTTGATTTTTTGAGGGCAAGGGTTGTTGTTGTCTTCATGAATAGGATTTTATGGTTATACCTGGTTAATATGCTTATGAAGTTATCACAACGGGTTACGCTCATCAATTATTATACACGGATATTGGCATTAAAAGTATAGATGTTGCTTATTCTCCAATGAATGATGCAGGTCGTTTTTGAATGAATGCAGACGCACCTTCCTGCATATCTTTCGTAGCAAAACAGGCTCCAAATTCATTGATTTCCAGCTCATAGCCATCTACATCTTTGTCCAATGCACCGTTTGCACATTTAATAACTCTGGCAATTGCAAGCGGTGCTTTCGCATGTATTTTTGCTAGTATTTCTTTTGTTTTTGTGAGTAATTCTTCTGGTGCTACTACGTGGTTCACGAGTCCCCATGTTAGTGCATCCTGAGCATTGATCATATCGGCAGTCATCATCAATTCCATTGCTTTGCCTTTGCCAATGAGAGCGGTGAGACGTTGTGTACCACCATAACCTGGAATGATACCGAGGTTCACTTCTGGCTGACCAAATTTTGCATTGGTAGCAGCGATACGAAAGTGGCAGGCCATGGCCAATTCACATCCACCACCCAGTGCAAATCCATTGACGGCAGCAATAATAGGCTTCGGACAATCTTCGATACGCTTAAAGATCATGTGACCTTTGTTGGCTAGTTCGATACCTTGTTGTGGGGAGAGACGTAGAAATTCGGCAATATCTGCGCCGGCTACAAATGCTTTTTCGCCAGTACCAGTGATGACCGCACTTTTTATTTCTCTGTCTTTGTATACTTCATCAATAGCAAGGGCCAGTTCTGCCATGACTTGTTGGTTCAGGGCATTCATCTTGTCCGGGCGGTTGATGTAGATAAATAATGTATCGTTTTCTAAGGTGGTATTGATCGTCTGGTACATGGTTTTTCTGTTTGGATATGTAATGTAAGATTTTTTTGCGGGCGATCACTGATACAATATTAACATGTGATTTATTCAACATCTATTACCTATACTCACAAAAAAATCCTCCATCATCATTTACAGATAAGGATTTCATATTTTTTACTCATGAAATATGGTTTGAGTATACAAGCAGCGAACTAGCAGCGAACTAGCAGCGAACTAGCGACGGCGAAGCACCGAACACGTGAAAATACTATCAGGTTAATACATCATCTTCCCAAAACGATCCAACTGGGTCGGCCATGTATCTCCGAAACTGTAGGTCAGGGTTACGAAGAACATTTTGGACTCCATATTGCGATAGGGGTAGGTGGTTACACCTGCTACGGTTTCTTTAAAGTCCTTGTTGAAGAAGTTATTAGGATAGTACTGTACTTTCAGGCCTATACCCGGGTAGAAGCGGAAGCCCGCGAACAGTGAAGGCATGAGTAGTGGCGTACGGTCACTGAACCATTCATTGAATTTCTTCGCCTTATCTCCATTTATAAATTGCTTTTCCTTATAATTAAACGCCAGATCGTACTGGCCACCCAGGAAGAAAAAGAAATTCTGCCCTCTTACATCACCTATTTTAAGTCCCAAAGGCACGCCCAGGGTATATACACGGCGTTTTAGCTTTGTACCGTTCTCTTTGGTGATGATCCCTATATTTTTAAGATCGACACCAGAATAGATTCCCAGCCACTTAGTAAAGTCATAATTATAATTACGGCCTACATTAAAGAACAGGGTAAAACGTGGAGCGGTGTTGACATGTGCGCCATCCATCTTTACATTGCCAAAAGAGAGGATGGGGCCATCTCCACCATTGGTAGCATAAACATGCTGACGGAGTTTCTTTTGTTCGGTCGTATCCTGGGCGAACAGGGCGAACTGGCACAGGCAGCATAACAGGGTAAACAGGCATGTCTTTATGTTCATGTATTACTTCTTTTCTAAAAAAGACGACCAGGTCGCTAAAAGGTTACAGAAATGCTAGAAATTTCTATGTGTAGCCACCCATTCATTGATATAGCTGGCAATATCTTCCGTACGGGTACCTGGAGGGAATAATTTGCCTACACCGATATCATGCAGGGTATGCATATCAGTTTCGGGAATGATTCCGCCACCTGTCAGCAGCACATCGTCCATCCCTTTTTCTTTCATGATGGCCATAATACGGGGGAAAACGGTCATGTGAGCACCCGAGAGAATACTGACACCGATAGCGTCTACGTCTTCCTGAAGGGCGGCGCTGACCACCATTTCAGGAGTTTGGCGAAGGCCGGTGTAGATCACCTCCATGCCGGCGTCGCGCAGGGCTGCGGCGATTACTTTAGCGCCACGGTCATGGCCATCGAGGCCGACTTTGGCCACGAGTACCCGGATGGGGCGTTGAGAGGGGTTGACCATTATATTGGTAGTTTTTCGTTTTTCCGTGAATTTATTTCCTAAATGTACGATTCTCTGAAAAAGAGAAAAATGATGGTATCTTTTTTCTTCATGATGGTTTTCATAACCTGTTCCTCTTTTACCCCTCATT is a genomic window of Chitinophaga sp. LS1 containing:
- a CDS encoding S41 family peptidase; this encodes MMTRLFLTIILSGYLFPAIAQECACKSSLQYLIDKVARNYIGFPDKVTTANKKQYQAFTDSLIKVSDTASMPVCFSILQKWTTFFQDKHLMVIVNRGGKHPMLDTYFPRKKPVKISLDPSFKILNDQTCLLTIPSARLEYKGIVDSLLVLHKDLLSKTSHFIIDVRENRGGSTLVFDNVLPYLYTNPIITEGAMVLATEENIHNLYEVTDYPNVSDSMKAVFKKEAAALKAHIGREYQLWNNDTTTMDQVFPYPKKVSLLINHNVGSSTEMFVLKARQSKKVKLFGTHTAGVVDYSDVVPYMMPCTLFAFGVPSSRTLRMPAEVIDNIGIAPNVEIPANTTDWVQYVVEHR
- a CDS encoding enoyl-CoA hydratase/isomerase family protein; the encoded protein is MYQTINTTLENDTLFIYINRPDKMNALNQQVMAELALAIDEVYKDREIKSAVITGTGEKAFVAGADIAEFLRLSPQQGIELANKGHMIFKRIEDCPKPIIAAVNGFALGGGCELAMACHFRIAATNAKFGQPEVNLGIIPGYGGTQRLTALIGKGKAMELMMTADMINAQDALTWGLVNHVVAPEELLTKTKEILAKIHAKAPLAIARVIKCANGALDKDVDGYELEINEFGACFATKDMQEGASAFIQKRPASFIGE
- a CDS encoding cobalamin B12-binding domain-containing protein yields the protein MVNPSQRPIRVLVAKVGLDGHDRGAKVIAAALRDAGMEVIYTGLRQTPEMVVSAALQEDVDAIGVSILSGAHMTVFPRIMAIMKEKGMDDVLLTGGGIIPETDMHTLHDIGVGKLFPPGTRTEDIASYINEWVATHRNF